One stretch of Nicotiana tabacum cultivar K326 chromosome 18, ASM71507v2, whole genome shotgun sequence DNA includes these proteins:
- the LOC107790148 gene encoding uncharacterized protein LOC107790148 isoform X2: MDKSWLTIRNRADRRYIRGIDGFLDWAYNQPNASSMICCPCKGCMNTVFKLRNVIRLDLLKKGFWDSYKVWDLHGDVFVGDDNSHNVRNDEVEDDNVGEDDITEIVHDACGCTKMEESCGSRSLATVLGKRTGYARGNEYGKKPPNKSRMQQANFEASLSFAIEKARQEMRANMNQKFQEKREQMRAEMVKRFQDHMEEEFRKMRVEMEKRIQDQIATVFVRMQQGQSSSITRNDVGEGGD; this comes from the coding sequence ATGGATAAATCTTGGTTGACGATTAGAAATAGAGCGGATCGAAGATATATTAGAGGAATAGATGGCTTTCTTGATTGGGCATACAATCAACCAAATGCGAGCTCTATGATTTGTTGTCCTTGTAAAGGGTGTATGAACACTGTGTTCAAGTTGAGAAACGTAATAAGACTAGACTTACTGAAAAAAGGCTTCTGGGATAGTTATAAGGTGTGGGACTTGCATGGAGACGTTTTCGTAGGAGATGATAATTCTCATAATGTACGCAATGATGAAGTAGAGGATGATAATGTTGGAGAGGATGATATTACTGAAATAGTTCATGATGCTTGTGGATGTACGAAGATGGAGGAATCATGTGGCTCAAGGTCTTTAGCCACTGTACTTGGCAAGAGAACAGGCTATGCTCGCGGAAACGAGTATGGAAAGAAGCCTCCCAACAAGAGCCGCATGCAACAGGCCAACTTTGAGGCTAGCCTGTCTTTTGCAATAGAGAAAGCACGTCAAGAGATGCGAGCTAACATGAATCAAAAGTTTCAAGAGAAACGTGAACAAATGCGAGCAGAAATGGTCAAAAGGTTTCAAGATCATATGGAAGAGGAGTTTCGTAAAATGCGAGTAGAAATGGAAAAAAGAATCCAAGATCAAATTGCTACCGTATTTGTCAGAATGCAACAG
- the LOC107790148 gene encoding uncharacterized protein LOC107790148 isoform X1, whose amino-acid sequence MDKSWLTIRNRADRRYIRGIDGFLDWAYNQPNASSMICCPCKGCMNTVFKLRNVIRLDLLKKGFWDSYKVWDLHGDVFVGDDNSHNVRNDEVEDDNVGEDDITEIVHDACGCTKMEESCGSRSLATVLGKRTGYARGNEYGKKPPNKSRMQQANFEASLSFAIEKARQEMRANMNQKFQEKREQMRAEMVKRFQDHMEEEFRKMRVEMEKRIQDQIATVFVRMQQQGQSSSITRNDVGEGGD is encoded by the coding sequence ATGGATAAATCTTGGTTGACGATTAGAAATAGAGCGGATCGAAGATATATTAGAGGAATAGATGGCTTTCTTGATTGGGCATACAATCAACCAAATGCGAGCTCTATGATTTGTTGTCCTTGTAAAGGGTGTATGAACACTGTGTTCAAGTTGAGAAACGTAATAAGACTAGACTTACTGAAAAAAGGCTTCTGGGATAGTTATAAGGTGTGGGACTTGCATGGAGACGTTTTCGTAGGAGATGATAATTCTCATAATGTACGCAATGATGAAGTAGAGGATGATAATGTTGGAGAGGATGATATTACTGAAATAGTTCATGATGCTTGTGGATGTACGAAGATGGAGGAATCATGTGGCTCAAGGTCTTTAGCCACTGTACTTGGCAAGAGAACAGGCTATGCTCGCGGAAACGAGTATGGAAAGAAGCCTCCCAACAAGAGCCGCATGCAACAGGCCAACTTTGAGGCTAGCCTGTCTTTTGCAATAGAGAAAGCACGTCAAGAGATGCGAGCTAACATGAATCAAAAGTTTCAAGAGAAACGTGAACAAATGCGAGCAGAAATGGTCAAAAGGTTTCAAGATCATATGGAAGAGGAGTTTCGTAAAATGCGAGTAGAAATGGAAAAAAGAATCCAAGATCAAATTGCTACCGTATTTGTCAGAATGCAACAG